CGCGTCTGCGGCTGCATCCGTGCTGTCGACGGCATCGACTCCGCGTCCTCCCGCGCTGAGTCCGGCGAGCGCGAGGATCTCCGACGCGTTGCCGCGGATGGCGGTCGGCCGGGCTGACACGAGCGTGCGGGCGAACTGGGTGCGCACGGGAAGCATCCCGATCGCGACCGGGTCGAGGACCCACGGCGTGCCCGCCGCCTCAGCCCCCTCGACCGCCTCGACGGTCGCGTCCCGCTGCTCCGGGGTGGGCGTGCCGAGGTTCACGAGCATCCCTGAGGCGACACCGGCGAACGCCCCCGCCTCTCCGACGATGTCGACCATCGCGGGTGCCGCCCCGACTGCCAGCAGGACGTTCGCGGTGAAGCCGGTCACGACGGCGTTCGTGATGCAGTGGGTCAGTGGAGGCGCCGCACGCAGCTCCTCCAGGAGCGCGCCGGCTTCGGAGACGAGGCGGGTGGCGGATGCAGGACGCAGAAGATCGCTCATGCGCGACATTCCCTTCGCTAGTACGAACTAGATCAGGTTCGACGGGTGTGATCTCAGCCGCGCGTGCGGCACCCCGTGTCACTGCTCGGAGTCTAGCGAAGGCGAGTGCCGTCGTCATGGCATCCATGTCACCAGCACCGGGCGCCGGAGGGAAGCCGTCTCCGCTGTCGGCAGAGACCCGCCTCAGTCGCGGATCGTCGCGCCGAACCTCTCCGACGCCACGGCGACACCGGCGAGCTTCGCCTCGGTCGCCTCGGCGGCCGTGAGCGTGCGGTCGTCGGCACGGAAGCGGAGCGCGAACGTGAGACTCTTCGATCCCTCGGGCACGCCGTCGCCCCGGTAGTCGTCGACGAGCCGAACGGACTCCAGCAGCGCACCCGCGCCCTCGGCGAGAGCCGCGCGCACCTCTCCGGCCGCGAGCTCGGCCGGCACGACGAGAGACACGTCCTGCGTCGCTGCCGGGTACGTCGACAGCGAAGCGGCGACGGTCGACGGCACGGCCAGCTCGAGGACGACGTCGAGGTCGATCTCGGCGACGGTGGCACGACCGGGCAGGTCGGCGGCCTCGGCGACCGACGGATGCAGCTCGCCCACGTATCCGACCTCGACGTCGCCGACGCGCAGCGACCCCGCACGACCGGGGTGCAGCGCGGCCCGCTGCGACTGCACGACCTCGATCTCGACGCCCGCAGCAGCCGCGATCACCCGCACGGCGTCGAGGGCCTCGGAGAGACCGGCCGCCTCGGCGGGCCGACCCGGCTGACGAGCCGAGACGTTGCCGGTGAGCAGCACCGAGACGTAGCGGCGCTGCGGCGGGATCGAGGCATCGAGCGCCGCGAGCGTCTCGTCACTCGGGCGCACGCCGAGCGGCGGCACCTCGTCGGTCCCGTACTCGACGCCCGGTTCCGGGAGGAACACCGTGCCCGTCTCGAACAGCGCGAGGTCGGTGAGACCTCGCGAGATGTTCCGGTGCGCGGTCTGCAGGAGTCCGGGCACGAGCGAGCGACGCAGGAACGGCGCCGAGCCGTCGAGCGGGTTGGCCAGGCGGATGCTGGGCAGGTGATTCCCCGAGGCCGATCCGTGAAGGTCGTTCTGCGCCTCGGTCGTGAACGGGAACGACGGCGTCTCGACGAAGCCGGCGGCCGCGAGCGCGTTCGCGACGCGACGGCGCCCCTGCTGCGCCGGCGTGAGGCCACGCCCGGACGGCGGGGTGGGCAGCACCGACGGGATGCGGTTCAGACCGTGGATGCGCGCGACCTCCTCCGCGAGCGTCCACTTGTCGGTGAGGTCGGGGCGCCAGGTCGGCGGGATGACCGTCCACCCGCCCTCGGACTCGGTCACCTCCGCGCCGATGGTCGTCAGCGCGCCGGTGATCTCGTCATCCGTGTAGTCGACGCCGATGAGCCCCTGCACGAACCCGCGGGGAAGCGCGATCTCCTCGATGAAGACCTCCGCGAAGAGGGCGCCGCCCTCCTCGGTGAGCGTGCCGCCCGCGAGCTCGACCATGAGGTCGGCCGCCCGGCGCGCGGCCACGAACGGGATGAGCGGGTCGACGCCGCGCTCGAATCGCTTGGACGCCTCGCTCGGAAGCTTGTGCCGCCTGGCCGTTCTGGCGATCGTCGTGGGGTCGAAGGTCGCCGCCTCGATGAGCACGTTCCGCGTGGTCTCGCTCATCTCGGTCGTGCCGCCACCCATGACGCCGGCGAGGCCGATGGGGCCGGACTCGTCGGTGATGAGGAGGTCTTCGACGTGGAGCACGCGCTCCTGACCGTCGAGGGTCGTCATCTTCTCGCCCGGAGCTGCCCGCCGCACGGTGATACCGCCCGCGAGCTTGTCGAGGTCATAGCCGTGCAGGGGCTGTCCGAGCTCGAGCATCACGTAGTTGGTGATGTCGATGAGGACGCCGAGGGAGCGCATGCCGGCGAGCGTCAACCGCGCGACCATCCACGGCGGGGTCGGACGCGAGGGGTCGACGCCGCGCACGACGCGGGTGACGAACTCGCTCGCACCCACGCGACCGCGCACGGGGGCCGCGTCGTCGACGATGGCCGTGTGGCCTGCGCCGGGCTGCAACTCTGCGAAATCGCGCTCGGCCGGGTCGCGGAACGCCGCTCCCGTGGCGTGGGAGTACTCGCGCGCCAG
This Microbacterium sp. XT11 DNA region includes the following protein-coding sequences:
- the thiM gene encoding hydroxyethylthiazole kinase; its protein translation is MSDLLRPASATRLVSEAGALLEELRAAPPLTHCITNAVVTGFTANVLLAVGAAPAMVDIVGEAGAFAGVASGMLVNLGTPTPEQRDATVEAVEGAEAAGTPWVLDPVAIGMLPVRTQFARTLVSARPTAIRGNASEILALAGLSAGGRGVDAVDSTDAAADAALSLAQRFGSVVAVSGPVDLLTDGRRVLRIANGHGLLTRVTGGGCALGAVMAAFLGTARTSGADPLTAVAAASLVYTVAAEQAARAAEGPGSFAVALLDRLAGVQASDLAAAARVEDGAL
- the pheT gene encoding phenylalanine--tRNA ligase subunit beta; translated protein: MRVPLSWLREYVDVAPDATPEDVLAAMVSVGFEEEDVHRFDISGPVVVGQVLSFEEEPQSNGKTIRWCQVDVGEAEPRGIVCGARNFAVGDKVVVTLPGSVLPGPFPIAARKTYGHVSDGMIASARELGLGDEHNGILILGDLGIDAPVGTDAIALLGLDDVAVEVNVTPDRGYAFSLRGLAREYSHATGAAFRDPAERDFAELQPGAGHTAIVDDAAPVRGRVGASEFVTRVVRGVDPSRPTPPWMVARLTLAGMRSLGVLIDITNYVMLELGQPLHGYDLDKLAGGITVRRAAPGEKMTTLDGQERVLHVEDLLITDESGPIGLAGVMGGGTTEMSETTRNVLIEAATFDPTTIARTARRHKLPSEASKRFERGVDPLIPFVAARRAADLMVELAGGTLTEEGGALFAEVFIEEIALPRGFVQGLIGVDYTDDEITGALTTIGAEVTESEGGWTVIPPTWRPDLTDKWTLAEEVARIHGLNRIPSVLPTPPSGRGLTPAQQGRRRVANALAAAGFVETPSFPFTTEAQNDLHGSASGNHLPSIRLANPLDGSAPFLRRSLVPGLLQTAHRNISRGLTDLALFETGTVFLPEPGVEYGTDEVPPLGVRPSDETLAALDASIPPQRRYVSVLLTGNVSARQPGRPAEAAGLSEALDAVRVIAAAAGVEIEVVQSQRAALHPGRAGSLRVGDVEVGYVGELHPSVAEAADLPGRATVAEIDLDVVLELAVPSTVAASLSTYPAATQDVSLVVPAELAAGEVRAALAEGAGALLESVRLVDDYRGDGVPEGSKSLTFALRFRADDRTLTAAEATEAKLAGVAVASERFGATIRD